The Roseiconus lacunae genome has a segment encoding these proteins:
- a CDS encoding BON domain-containing protein, with protein sequence MSNLPTHRPLRRVMIAVMGNLVLATLATAQFSSDTGDTGVGTGTDSGATAGGTSSFGSAMSASGASTFAGVERGSTIGSENVSGFGAAAESTGGGGGAAAGGGRAGGVGGLGGLGGLFGALGSAFGGQDASSTQPTIRVKLRSAVNVAPLDSRLVQRSANQVLSRVPVSTGTQNVRVTMNGRRATLTGIVGSDKERRMSELLLRLEPGVSSIDNQITVAQ encoded by the coding sequence ATGTCGAATTTGCCAACTCATCGCCCGCTTCGCCGCGTCATGATCGCAGTGATGGGCAATTTGGTGCTAGCGACCCTCGCGACGGCTCAGTTTTCCAGCGACACCGGTGATACCGGCGTCGGCACTGGGACAGACTCTGGAGCAACGGCGGGCGGCACATCGAGTTTTGGCAGCGCGATGTCGGCCAGTGGTGCGAGCACGTTCGCAGGTGTTGAGCGAGGCTCAACGATTGGAAGTGAAAACGTCTCTGGATTCGGAGCCGCTGCGGAATCGACGGGTGGCGGAGGAGGTGCGGCAGCCGGAGGCGGACGCGCCGGCGGCGTCGGTGGACTTGGAGGGCTCGGCGGCTTGTTCGGGGCACTGGGAAGTGCGTTTGGGGGGCAGGATGCGAGCAGTACACAGCCAACGATCCGAGTTAAATTACGATCGGCCGTCAACGTCGCTCCACTGGACAGTCGCCTGGTTCAACGCTCTGCCAATCAAGTGCTCTCACGAGTTCCCGTGTCAACCGGCACACAAAATGTTCGCGTCACAATGAATGGTCGCAGAGCCACCTTGACCGGCATCGTAGGCAGCGACAAAGAGCGTCGAATGAGCGAACTGTTGCTACGTTTAGAACCCGGCGTCAGCTCGATTGACAATCAGATCACCGTCGCGCAGTAA